From a region of the Cucumis sativus cultivar 9930 chromosome 6, Cucumber_9930_V3, whole genome shotgun sequence genome:
- the LOC101216740 gene encoding uncharacterized protein LOC101216740 isoform X2: MDVQKSPRTRITETHNQGSPKIPKIYVPTNPRGAESLPPGIVASGSDFYLRRLWGEPSEDLNKKPKYLVTFTVGFDQRKNIDAAVKKFSDDFTILLFHYDGRITEWDQYEWSKNAIHISVKKQTKWWYAKRFLHPDVVAAYEYIFIWDEDLGVEHFNAEKYIELVKKHGLEISQPGLEPNNGLTWQMTKRRGDREVHKDTEEKAGWCSDPRLPPCAAFVEIMAPVFSREAWRCVWHLIQNDLVHGWGLDFALRRCVEPAHEKIGVVDSQWIVHQVIPSLGSQGKSENGKAPWEGVRERCRTEWAEFQSRLANADKAYLAQISKAKAKRLLYKRAGL, from the exons ATGGATGTGCAAAAATCCCCTAGAACCAGGATAACTGAGACTCATAATCAGGGATCACCTAAAATTCCGAAG ATATATGTGCCAACAAATCCTCGTGGTGCAGAGTCATTGCCTCCTGGAATTGTTGCTTCAGGATCCGATTTTTATTTACGTAGATTATGGGGTGAACCCAGTGAG GatctaaataaaaaacccAAGTACTTGGTTACATTCACTGTGGGATTTGATcagagaaaaaatattgatgcAGCAGTGAAAAAG TTCTCTGATGACTtcacaattttactttttcactATGACGGTCGGATTACTGAGTGGGATCAGTATGAGTGGTCAAAGAATGCAATTCATATCAGTGTCAAGAAGCAAACAAAATG GTGGTACGCAAAAAGGTTCTTGCACCCTGATGTTGTAGCTGcatatgaatatatttttatctgGGATGAAGACCTTGGAGTTGAGCATTTCAATGCAGAGAA GTATATTGAGTTAGTGAAAAAACATGGTTTGGAAATTTCCCAACCTGGACTTGAGCCTAACAATGGACTGACATGGCAAATGACAAAGAGGAGAGGCGACAGAGAGGTTCACAA GGATACAGAAGAGAAAGCAGGCTGGTGTAGCGACCCTCGGTTGCCTCCTTGTGCTGc GTTTGTAGAAATCATGGCTCCCGTATTTTCTCGTGAAGCTTGGCGATGTGTGTGGCATTTGATTCAG AATGATTTGGTACATGGATGGGGGTTGGACTTTGCTCTCAGAAGATGTGTAGAG CCAGCGCATGAGAAAATTGGCGTAGTTGATTCACAATGGATTGTTCATCAAGTAATTCCTTCTCTTGGGAGTCAG GGAAAATCTGAGAACGGGAAGGCTCCATGGGAAGGG GTAAGAGAAAGGTGCAGAACTGAATGGGCTGAGTTTCAATCTCGGCTCGCAAATGCTGACAAAGCATATCTGGCTCAGATTAGTAAGGCGAAGGCAAAACGTTTATTATATAAGAGAGCAGGCTTGTGA
- the LOC101216740 gene encoding uncharacterized protein LOC101216740 isoform X1 → MGNAHRGGTRKANDGARIILTTLVGVVFGFFLGASFPTVSLTKINLPSSIISSLDVAMDVQKSPRTRITETHNQGSPKIPKIYVPTNPRGAESLPPGIVASGSDFYLRRLWGEPSEDLNKKPKYLVTFTVGFDQRKNIDAAVKKFSDDFTILLFHYDGRITEWDQYEWSKNAIHISVKKQTKWWYAKRFLHPDVVAAYEYIFIWDEDLGVEHFNAEKYIELVKKHGLEISQPGLEPNNGLTWQMTKRRGDREVHKDTEEKAGWCSDPRLPPCAAFVEIMAPVFSREAWRCVWHLIQNDLVHGWGLDFALRRCVEPAHEKIGVVDSQWIVHQVIPSLGSQGKSENGKAPWEGVRERCRTEWAEFQSRLANADKAYLAQISKAKAKRLLYKRAGL, encoded by the exons ATGGGAAACGCCCACCG TGGAGGAACTAGGAAAGCAAATGACGGTGCGAGGATCATATTGACAACGTTAGTGGGAGTGGTCTTTGGATTTTTTCTGGGTGCTTCATTTCCTACAGTGTCTCTAACTAAG aTTAACTTACCTTCAAGCATTATATCATCTCTTGATGTAGCCATGGATGTGCAAAAATCCCCTAGAACCAGGATAACTGAGACTCATAATCAGGGATCACCTAAAATTCCGAAG ATATATGTGCCAACAAATCCTCGTGGTGCAGAGTCATTGCCTCCTGGAATTGTTGCTTCAGGATCCGATTTTTATTTACGTAGATTATGGGGTGAACCCAGTGAG GatctaaataaaaaacccAAGTACTTGGTTACATTCACTGTGGGATTTGATcagagaaaaaatattgatgcAGCAGTGAAAAAG TTCTCTGATGACTtcacaattttactttttcactATGACGGTCGGATTACTGAGTGGGATCAGTATGAGTGGTCAAAGAATGCAATTCATATCAGTGTCAAGAAGCAAACAAAATG GTGGTACGCAAAAAGGTTCTTGCACCCTGATGTTGTAGCTGcatatgaatatatttttatctgGGATGAAGACCTTGGAGTTGAGCATTTCAATGCAGAGAA GTATATTGAGTTAGTGAAAAAACATGGTTTGGAAATTTCCCAACCTGGACTTGAGCCTAACAATGGACTGACATGGCAAATGACAAAGAGGAGAGGCGACAGAGAGGTTCACAA GGATACAGAAGAGAAAGCAGGCTGGTGTAGCGACCCTCGGTTGCCTCCTTGTGCTGc GTTTGTAGAAATCATGGCTCCCGTATTTTCTCGTGAAGCTTGGCGATGTGTGTGGCATTTGATTCAG AATGATTTGGTACATGGATGGGGGTTGGACTTTGCTCTCAGAAGATGTGTAGAG CCAGCGCATGAGAAAATTGGCGTAGTTGATTCACAATGGATTGTTCATCAAGTAATTCCTTCTCTTGGGAGTCAG GGAAAATCTGAGAACGGGAAGGCTCCATGGGAAGGG GTAAGAGAAAGGTGCAGAACTGAATGGGCTGAGTTTCAATCTCGGCTCGCAAATGCTGACAAAGCATATCTGGCTCAGATTAGTAAGGCGAAGGCAAAACGTTTATTATATAAGAGAGCAGGCTTGTGA
- the LOC101217215 gene encoding cytokinin riboside 5'-monophosphate phosphoribohydrolase LOG1: MEMENQPKSPIFKRICVFCGSSPGKKTSYKDAAIELGKELVSRDIDLVYGGGSVGLMGLVSQAVHNGGRHVVGVIPKTLMPREITGETVGEVKAVADMHQRKAEMARRSDAFIALPGGYGTLEELLEVITWAQLGIHDKPVGLLNVDGYYNSLLSFIDQAVEEGFISPSARHIIVSAPNAKELVKKMEEYVPRHERVASKHSWEIEQLGYPPKCDISR; the protein is encoded by the exons ATGGAGATGGAGAATCAACCCAAATCACCCATTTTCAAGAGGATTTGTGTTTTCTGTGGTAGCAGCCCTGGCAAGAAAACTAGTTATAAAGATGCTGCCATTGAACTTGGAAAAGAACTT GTTTCGAGAGATATTGATCTGGTTTACGGAGGAGGTAGTGTTGGATTAATGGGATTAGTATCTCAAGCTGTTCATAATGGTGGTCGTCATGTTGTTGG AGTTATCCCCAAGACCTTGATGCCAAGAGAG ATAACTGGAGAGACAGTGGGAGAAGTGAAGGCAGTAGCAGATATGCATCAAAGGAAGGCTGAGATGGCCAGGAGATCCGATGCCTTTATCGCTTTACCTG GTGGCTATGGAACTTTAGAAGAACTGCTTGAAGTTATCACCTGGGCTCAACTGGGAATTCATGATAAACCG gTTGGATTGTTGAATGTGGATGGATATTACAATTCCTTGCTGTCTTTCATTGATCAAGCTGTGGAAGAAGGTTTTATTAGTCCAAGTGCTCGTCATATTATTGTATCAGCACCTAATGCAAAGGAATTGGTGAAGAAAATGGAG GAGTATGTTCCAAGACATGAAAGAGTTGCTTCAAAGCATAGCTGGGAGATTGAACAATTAGGGTACCCTCCAAAATGTGACATCTCaagatga